One region of Macadamia integrifolia cultivar HAES 741 chromosome 11, SCU_Mint_v3, whole genome shotgun sequence genomic DNA includes:
- the LOC122093937 gene encoding uncharacterized protein LOC122093937 has product MDCLVEGLGKDGFIQGRVDEGVCSVPYFVWMERNGRRYDGVYNLVEHCFVLLRSEISAQSLIHTGSAISISDLLCARRLGFSGVRSRPRETFHIFWCPSEVGWVKLNTDGCSIRNPGKSGAGGVIRNDKAEMILNFRSFLGVRTNFEAEFMTLMIGIEIAIHLNMQRIWIECDSVVVVTLFLKRRPPWIARQRWQNCSSD; this is encoded by the coding sequence ATGGACTGCTTGGTGGAAGGCTTAGGCAAAGACGGTTTCATTCAAGGGCGTGTGGATGAAGGGGTTTGCTCTGTTCCTTATTttgtttggatggagagaaatggtAGAAGATACGATGGAGTGTATAATTTAGTGGAGCACTGTTTTGTTTTGCTGAGAAGTGAAATAAGTGCTCAATCTCTAATTCATACAGGTTCTGCCATTTCCATTTCGGATTTGCTGTGTGCTAGAAGACTTGGTTTTTCAGGGGTGAGGAGTAGACCTCGGGAAACCTTTCACATTTTCTGGTGTCCTTCCGAGGTGGGCTGGGTTAAACTCAATACTGATGGCTGTTCAATTAGAAATCCAGGGAAGTCAGGAGCAGGGGGTGTGATTAGGAATGATAAGGCTGAGATGATCTTAAATTTCAGAAGCTTCTTAGGTGTTCGTACAAACTTTGAGGCGGAATTCATGACACTTATGATTGGGATTGAGATTGCAATTCATCTGAATATGCAGCGAATCTGGATAGAGTGTGACTCAGTTGTGGTTGTAACCCTCTTTCTGAAAAGAAGGCCTCCTTGGATAGCTCGTCAGAGATGGCAGAATTGCAGCTCTGATTAA